A genome region from Penaeus monodon isolate SGIC_2016 chromosome 14, NSTDA_Pmon_1, whole genome shotgun sequence includes the following:
- the LOC119581084 gene encoding transcriptional protein SWT1-like: MATIIKDPSLPKNWVRKTSRRCPTASYYFNVKTGKSTWMHPAFLEQNSKAISPQTTQENEGGNEKSLFEYNKAAYNNSVKNTTNENQVTSSTEASSFQEIDTSKESKPEPLAKREAVKFVIKSKTFGESAAKQEGGQSKPKKENKHIHPLLLHARKIAERSIWSKKTGDSSKKAEEKTDSKLKTKDFVSSLDPKIIRAFRRIKEGDLNTNEDAKAKLEKKSDESSSTSSEKEKDEVWKEFEKKERKVVKARRRLIGLHKAQLAKDLTKKNSKEDNTKASDTIDIFESLQRDVESRIKTLKEYSQQPLELTESCGSDSKQVALKSDSSLKRESKNVKSVMKKNDIPSTPNKIESEPVVKEKIEELDNEPSVSFEKPPAYSIGSPASSPKESTPTSLATETRTNDSKYNSFDERADDRRHRRRRRDRYRSGSKKAEKDTSSESTAEERKSSYKKEPVPTKDSDEVIHMEVEEQEIISEIANFRGSISHSRHQGVSQLLTSKIDSSSTSLYVVVDTNVLIKDKEFLNSLKGRAIEGQETVIVIPYTALQEMDGLKKNEAIGRACQSAISWCNHHFEAKDPRVQGQSYNIYLETLSKNPQASGDDLIRDCCLLMKKDGLAVCLLSNDINLRNKALMSNISSIGVRDLRIKLEETASNKCNNIQEDSQQPEVLGMPDNDVQILEEYGCLPSSQICKDEDLESPLPVKQARLSASRASHKQRTPKHPAGSRLSLENTRHLGDIIESLHATLGQILEHIMIEAYGDMWMSIVIHKPPWTLQEIFFCWDKHWLAVMIEKFPRDLQNLMKKIRLTLKANIKEEEDIKILKRNVELLYNFFKKDPYKKFIVPIHSDSVSLSPDATMNEAVTPPRMTDTHEEAGFGEEALGQSTKEINNVQEMINHVGMHITHFTALILDAYGESHELPKLNTTTTMSQENAHSSAVNLYNVIMNMGTAIVRCVNETTAESVQNFGELLINFWAEAKEPCPNLPFTAEDIMHIVASPVGLQFLQVTLQELEKLITILKSVLEKH, from the exons ATGGCAACCATCATAAAAGATCCCAGTCTTCCTAAAAACTGGGTGCGGAAAACCTCTCGAAGATGCCCAACTGCCTCATACTACTTCAATGTCAAGACTGGAAAGTCAACCTGGATGCATCCGGCCTTTCTTGAGCAAAATTCAAAAGCTATTTCACCACAAACCACGCAAGAAAATGAGGGTGGGAATGAGAAATCTCTCTTTGAATACAACAAAGCTGCATATAACAACAGTGTTAAGAACACAACTAATGAAAATCAGGTGACATCATCAACAGAAGCATCTTCTTTCCAAGAGATTGACACATCAAAGGAATCTAAACCAGAGCCTTTGGCTAAAAGAGAAGCTGTTAAATTTGTCATAAAATCAAAGACGTTTGGTGAAAGTGCAGCCAAGCAAGAAGGAGGCCAGTCCAAacccaagaaagaaaacaaacacattcatCCTCTCTTGCTACATGCTAGGAAGATTGCTGAGAGATCCATCTGGTCAAAGAAGACAGGGGATTCTTCAAAGAAGGCAGAAGAAAAGACAGAttccaaattaaaaacaaaagattttgtTAGTAGTTTGGATCCAAAAATCATTAGAGCTTTCAGGCGAATCAAAGAGGGAGACTTAAATACAAATGAAGATGCAAAGGCAAAACTTGAAAAGAAGTCAGATGAAAGTTCCAGTACAAGTtctgagaaggaaaaagatgaagtatggaaagagtttgaaaaaaaagaaagaaaagttgttAAAGCAAGGAGAAGGCTTATAGGTTTACATAAAGCTCAATTAGCTAAGGATCTTACAAAGAAAAACTCAAAAGAAGATAATACTAAGGCTTCAGACACCATAGATATATTTGAATCTTTGCAAAGAGATGTTGAAAGCAGGATTAAAACTTTAAAGGAATATTCACAGCAACCATTAGAGTTAACGGAGTCTTGTGGTTCAGATTCCAAACAAGTTGCCTTAAAGAGTGATAGCAGtttgaaaagagagagcaaaaatgtGAAATCTGTCATGAAGAAGAATGACATTCCCAGTACACCAAACAAAATTGAAAGTGAACCAGTTGtcaaggagaaaatagaagagctTGACAATGAACCAAGTGTTTCATTTGAAAAACCTCCAGCCTACTCTATAGGCTCACCAGCCTCATCTCCCAAAGAGAGCACACCAACTTCTTTAGCCACTGAGACCAGAACTAATGATTCAAAGTACAACTCATTTGATGAAAGAGCTGATGATAGAAGacacaggagaaggagaagggacagATATCGCTCTGGATCAAAGAAGGCTGAGAAAGACACTTCATCTGAATCTACAGCAGAGGAAAGGAAGTCATCCTATAAGAAGGAACCAGTGCCAACAAAGGACTCAGATGAGGTAATCCACATGGAGGTGGAGGAACAGGAGATCATCTCAGAGATTGCCAATTTTCGAGGGTCTATCAGCCACTCCAGACACCAGGGTGTAAGTCAACTGTTGACCTCCAAAATAGACAGCAGCTCAACATCCCTGTATGTTGTGGTTGATACGAATGTCCTCATCAAAGACAAGGAGTTTTTGAACAGCTTGAAAGGAAGAGCAATTGAAGGGCAAGAGACTGTAATTGTAATTCCTTACACAGCACTTCAAGAAATGGATGGCCTGAAGAAGAATGAAGCCATTGGTAGAGCATGTCAATCTGCCATTTCATGGTGCAACCATCATTTTGAGGCAAAAGACCCCAGAGTACAGGGCCAGAGCTACAATATTTACTTGGAAACATTGTCCAAGAACCCACAAGCA aGTGGAGATGACCTCATTCGTGATTGCTGTTTACTTATGAAGAAGGATGGGCTAGCTGTCTGCCTGCTCTCCAATGACATCAACTTGCGAAACAAAGCCTTGATGTCCAACATCTCCTCAATTGGTGTGCGTGATCTCAGAATCAAATTGGAAGAGACAGCAAGCAACAAATGCAATAATATTCAGGAGGATTCACAACAGCCTGAAGTATTAGGCATGCCAGACAATGATGTGCAAATCTTAGAAGAGTATGGTTGCCTTCCAAGCAGTCAGATATGCAAGGATGAAGATCTAGAGAGTCCCTTACCAGTGAAGCAAGCAAGATTGTCTGCCAGCAGGGCATCTCATAAACAGAGGACACCAAAACATCCCGCTGGAAGTCGCTTGAGTCTTGAGAACACCAGACACTTGGGAGACATCATAGAATCCTTGCATGCAACTCTTGGACAGATTCTGGAGCACATCATGATTGAGGCATATGGAGACATGTGGATGTCAATTGTGATCCACAAACCCCCCTGGACATTGCAGGAGATATTTTTTTGCTGGGACAAGCACTGGCTTGCTGTGATGATTGAGAAGTTCCCAAGGGACTTGCAGAACCTCATGAAGAAGATCCGACTGACACTGAAAGCAAAcatcaaggaggaggaggacatcaAGATTCTCAAAAGAAATGTGGAATTACTCTACAACTTCTTCAAGAAGGACCCATACAAGAAGTTCATTGTCCCAATCCATTCAGATTCCGTCTCGCTGTCCCCAGATGCTACAATGAATGAAGCCGTAACACCTCCAAGAATGACAGATACTCATGAGGAAGCAGGCTTTGGAGAGGAAGCCCTGGGACAGAGCACAAAGGAAATTAACAATGTGCAGGAGATGATCAACCATGTTGGCATGCACATCACTCATTTCAC TGCTTTAATCCTCGATGCATATGGAGAATCCCATGAGCTGCCGAAGTTAAACACAACAACCACTATGTCCCAAGAAAATGCACACTCCAGTGCTGTTAACCTATATAATGTCATAATGAATATGGGAACAGCAATTGTCAG ATGTGTCAATGAAACCACAGCTGAGTCAGTACAGAACTTTGGAGAGCTCTTGATCAACTTCTGGGCTGAGGCAAAGGAGCCATGTCCAAACCTTCCTTTTACAGCAGAAGACATCATGCACATTGTTGCCTCACCTGTTGGTCTTCAGTTTTTGCAGGTTACTCTGCAGGAACTTGAGAAGTTGATAACTATTTTAAAGTCAGTGCTGGAAAAACACTGA